In Corylus avellana chromosome ca2, CavTom2PMs-1.0, the following proteins share a genomic window:
- the LOC132170451 gene encoding probable aldo-keto reductase 1, which produces MAEEQSVQIPRVKLGSQGLEVSKLGFGCMGLTGIYNDPVPEEVGISILKHAFSKGITFFDTADVYGANANEVLVGKALKQLPREKIQLATKFGIFKMESGNVIVNGTPEYVRSCCERSLERLGVEYIDLYYQHRIDTSVPIEETMGELKKLVEEGKIKYIGLSEASPDTIKRAHKVHPITALQMEWSLWTREIEEDIIPLCRELGIGIVPYSPLGRGFFGGKGVIESLPASSFLNSNPRFQGQNFDENKTIYFRIGKLAEKHRCTPAQLALAWILHQGDDVVPIPGTTKIKNLDANIGSVSVKLTTEDQKEMSDVVPINEVAGERITDNFIRCSWKFANTPAKDSNVA; this is translated from the exons ATGGCTGAGGAGCAGAGTGTTCAAATTCCAAGAGTAAAGCTTGGAAGTCAAGGACTTGAG GTTTCAAAGCTGGGGTTTGGCTGTATGGGGCTTACAGGAATCTACAATGATCCTGTCCCTGAAGAGGTTGGCATATCAATCCTAAAGCACGCATTCAGTAAAGGGATCACATTCTTTGATACGGCAGATGTTTATGGAGCAAATGCCAATGAAGTTTTGGTTGGAAAG GCATTGAAGCAGTTGCCTCGAGAGAAGATTCAATTGGCCACAAAATTTGGCATCTTCAAAATGGAATCTGGTAATGTTATAGTAAATGGTACCCCTGAATATGTCCGCTCCTGTTGTGAGCGTAGTCTGGAGCGCCTTGGTGTTGAATACATTGATCTCTACTATCAGCACCGGATTGACACATCAGTACCTATAGAGGAGACT ATGGGGGAACTTAAAAAGTTGGTGGAAGAGGGAAAGATAAAGTATATTGGACTCTCTGAAGCTAGCCCAGACACAATAAAGAGAGCACATAAAGTTCATCCCATCACTGCTCTACAAATGGAGTGGTCCCTCTGGACTCGCGAAATTGAGGAAGATATAATCCCCCTTTGCAG GGAGCTTGGAATTGGGATAGTACCATACAGCCCTCTCGGTCGTGGATTTTTTGGTGGCAAAGGAGTTATAGAAAGTCTACCTGCAAGTAGTTTTCTG AACTCAAATCCTAGATTTCAAGGACAGAATTTTGACGAGAACAAGACCATTTATTTTCGGATAGGAAAGTTGGCTGAAAAGCATAGATGCACCCCTGCACAACTTGCACTTGCATGGATTCTTCATCAAGGAGATGATGTGGTTCCTATCCCTG GGACAACTAAGATTAAAAATCTTGATGCTAATATTGGTTCCGTGAGCGTGAAGCTCACGACAGAAGATCAGAAAGAGATGTCGGATGTGGTACCCATCAACGAGGTTGCAGGGGAAAGAATAACTGATAATTTTATTCGCTGCTCATGGAAATTTGCAAACACACCAGCAAAAGACAGCAATGTTGCTTAA
- the LOC132168978 gene encoding putative calcium-transporting ATPase 13, plasma membrane-type, translating to MSALRLRKPGDQPIFDQEQWKVISKTPQRRWRKAFKAICFTRALISLSKKVIDKNGPLLRTLSYVAIDMQPAAATAEEDTSPGKPVSFLNVDPKILSDMVRDKKSDSLNHFGGVNQLVLVLESDVKHGITGSDADIIRRRNAFGANKYQKKPPRSFLSFVIEALKDTTIIILLACAVLSLAFGIKQDGWKDGWYDGGSIIVAVVLVVAVSAVSNFKQSKQFDKLSTKRSDIRVEVVRDGRPQPISIFEIVVGDIVCLKIGDQIPADGLFLEGHSLMVDESSMTGESDHVNIHETCPFLLSGTKVTDGIGFMLVTSVGMNTVWGEMMSSINGGLNEETPLQARLNKLTSYIGKVGLAVAATVLAVLLIRYFTGNTKDDSGNKEFNGSKTKSDDVLNAMVKIVAAAVTIIVVAIPEGLPLAVTLTLAYSMKRMMADQAMVRKLSACETMGSATTICTDKTGTLTLNEMKVTEFWLGKETVKDDETALDMEGNVLKLLQQAVGLNTTGTVFKQHSASDPEISGSPTEKAILYWACHNLDMNIEEVKKNNKIIHVEIFNSEKKRSGVLVKNKSENTIHTHWKGAAEMILTSCSSYYDKAGMLKAMDLEERQQLETIIKNMAAKSLRCIAFAYKEKGEESRQVLENNLEENGLTLLGVIGLKDPCRKEVKKAVESCKAAGVNIKMITGDNVHTARAIAIESGILNPDGDLDNEAVLEGVKFRNYSPEERMEKVNKIRVMARSSPLDKLLMVQCLKQKGHVVAVTGDGTNDAPALKEADIGLSMGIQGTEVAKESSDIVILDDNFESVVTVLKWGRCVYNNIQKFLQFQLTVNVAALVINFVAAVSSGKMPLTTVQLLWVNLIMDTLGALALATEKPTNDLLAKAPVGRSEPLITRIMWRNLIVQALYQITILLVLQFKGTSIFGVNEKVNNTLIFNTFVLCQVFNEFNARKLEKKNIFTGLLQNKLFLVIIGITIVLQSIMVEILKRFAHTVRLDWGQWGVCIGLAALSWPIAWLVKCIPVHTF from the exons CAACCCATATTCGATCAAGAACAGTGGAAAGTGATCTCCAAGACCCCCCAGCGGAGATGGCGGAAAGCTTTCAAAGCCATATGCTTCACCAGGGCTCTTATTTCTTTGTCCAAGAAAGTTATTGACAAGAATGGCCCTCTCTTGCGCACCCTCTCTTACGTTGCCATTGATATGCAGCCCGCCGCCGCCACCGCCGAGGAGGATACCTCGCCTGGCAAACCCGTTTCGTTTCTCAACGTTGATCCCAAAATATTGAGTGACATGGTAAGGGACAAAAAATCTGATTCTTTGAATCACTTTGGAGGGGTTAATCAACTTGTTTTAGTCCTTGAATCTGATGTAAAACATGGTATTACCGGTAGCGATGCTGATATTATACGTAGGAGGAATGCTTTTGGTGCCAATAAATACCAAAAGAAACCACCAAGAAGCTTTCTTAGCTTCGTCATTGAAGCATTAAAAGACACAACTATAATCATTCTTTTGGCATGTGCTGTACTTTCTTTAGCCTTTGGTATCAAGCAAGATGGGTGGAAAGATGGGTGGTACGATGGTGGGAGTATCATTGTTGCTGTCGTATTGGTTGTTGCCGTGTCGGCTGTGAGCAACTTTAAGCAATCAAAGCAATTTGACAAGCTTTCAACAAAGAGGAGTGATATAAGAGTAGAAGTTGTGAGAGATGGGAGGCCGCAGCCTATATCCATCTTTGAAATTGTTGTGGGTGATATCGTCTGCTTGAAGATCGGCGATCAGATTCCGGCTGATGGGTTGTTCTTGGAAGGGCATTCCTTGATGGTGGATGAGTCTAGCATGACCGGTGAAAGCGACCACGTCAATATCCATGAAACATGTCCCTTTCTGCTTTCCGGCACTAAG GTGACGGATGGCATTGGCTTCATGCTTGTGACTTCTGTGGGCATGAACACCGTCTGGGGTGAGATGATGAGTTCAATAAACGGTGGCTTGAATGAGGAGACGCCACTACAAGCTCGACTGAACAAGCTGACTTCATATATTGGAAAGGTTGGGTTGGCTGTGGCTGCAACTGTTCTTGCAGTTCTGCTAATTCGGTACTTCACAGGAAACACAAAAGATGACAGTGGAAACAAGGAATTTAATGGCAGCAAGACGAAGTCTGATGATGTGCTGAATGCAATGGTGAAAATTGTTGCTGCTGCTGTCACTATCATCGTGGTGGCCATTCCGGAAGGCTTGCCTCTGGCTGTGACCCTAACTCTGGCTTATTCGATGAAGCGTATGATGGCTGATCAAGCCATGGTCAGAAAACTATCTGCTTGTGAGACAATGGGCTCCGCCACAACAATCTGCACAGACAAAACAGGCACCCTTACATTAAACGAAATGAAAGTAACAGAGTTTTGGCTTGGAAAGGAAACAGTTAAGGATGATGAAACAGCTTTGGATATGGAAGGTAACGTTCTCAAACTATTGCAACAAGCCGTTGGTCTAAACACAACAGGTACAGTTTTCAAACAACATTCTGCTTCTGATCCTGAAATTTCTGGTAGCCCAACGGAGAAAGCAATACTTTATTGGGCTTGTCATAATTTGGATATGAATATTGAAGaagttaagaaaaataataagatcATCCATGTAGAGATTTTCAACTCTGAGAAAAAGAGAAGCGGTGTTTTGGTGAAGAACAAGAGTGAGAATACAATTCATACTCACTGGAAGGGAGCTGCTGAGATGATATTGACATCGTGTTCAAGTTATTATGACAAAGCGGGGATGCTGAAAGCAATGGACTTGGAAGAAAGGCAGCAGCTTGAGACTATTATTAAGAACATGGCAGCAAAAAGCCTCCGATGCATTGCCTTTGCttacaaagaaaaaggagaagaaagcaGGCAAGTTCTTGAGAATAACCTTGAAGAAAACGGACTAACATTATTAGGAGTAATTGGCTTGAAGGACCCGTGTCGAAAAGAAGTCAAAAAAGCCGTAGAATCATGCAAAGCAGCTGGGGTGAACATCAAAATGATCACTGGCGACAATGTGCACACAGCAAGGGCCATAGCTATTGAAAGCGGGATTTTGAATCCTGATGGGGATTTGGATAATGAAGCTGTTTTAGAAGGggtaaaatttagaaattactCACCGGAAGAGAGAATGGAAAAGGTCAATAAAATCCGTGTAATGGCCAGGTCATCCCCTCTTGACAAGCTTCTGATGGTGCAATGCCTCAAGCAAAAAGGCCATGTGGTCGCAGTCACAGGTGATGGAACCAACGATGCACCTGCTCTAAAGGAAGCAGACATTGGGCTTTCCATGGGGATTCAAGGAACTGAAGTTGCCAAAGAGAGCTCAGATATTGTAATCTTGGACGACAATTTTGAATCTGTTGTGACAGTGTTGAAGTGGGGAAGGTGTGTCTACAACAACATTCAAAAGTTCCTTCAGTTTCAGCTCACAGTGAATGTCGCCGCCCTTGTCATCAACTTTGTTGCAGCTGTTTCCTCTGGTAAGATGCCACTGACTACAGTCCAGCTATTGTGGGTGAACCTAATAATGGACACCTTGGGAGCTTTAGCCTTGGCCACAGAGAAACCCACTAATGATCTCCTGGCAAAGGCGCCTGTTGGCAGATCAGAGCCACTTATAACCAGAATCATGTGGAGGAATCTCATTGTTCAGGCTTTGTATCAGATAACCATCTTATTGGTTTTACAATTTAAAGGAACGTCCATCTTTGGTGTAAACGAGAAGGTTAACAACACCCTGATTTTCAATACTTTTGTCCTCTGCCAAGTCTTCAACGAATTTAATGCAAGGAAGCTGGAGAAGAAGAATATATTCACGGGGTTGCTTCAGAACAAGTTGTTTTTAGTAATCATTGGAATCACCATAGTTCTTCAATCGATAATGGTGGAGATTCTGAAGAGGTTTGCCCATACTGTGAGGCTGGACTGGGGGCAATGGGGTGTTTGCATTGGACTTGCGGCTTTGTCTTGGCCAATTGCTTGGCTCGTCAAGTGCATCCCTGTTCATACTTTCTGA